TTTACGACCGATAAATTTTTTCAAGAGGTACAAGAGATAGCCGACAGCGATATACCCGGCACTGATAACTAGGACATTTACCAAGACCTTGTTCCAGCCAAATTTATTAACATTGATAAAGAAGTAGGCGAAGGGGCTATCTTTGGCACCTGGGATTGGGAGTTTTAGAACCAAGCCATTTAAAAGGGCAAAGGCAAAGTAAGACAGAGGGACCACGGACCAGTAAATTGGCTCACGTAGACGGTAGGCTTTCTTAGCATCAAAAATGAGGGTATCAAGCACCAATCCCCAAGGCACAATATAGTGGACCAAGAAGTTACGGAGGGTCCAGAATTTCTCAGGTTCCGTAATAGGTGCCAAGAGGATATGATAGATGACCCCAGTGATGAGGATGGCCATAGTTACACCACCCTTGTAACGCAAGAGTTTGGTGTTAGTCGTCGCATCCCCTTTTTTGAAGTCATAGATGATAAAGAAAATCAAACTAGAAAAGACCAGAATATTGGATAAAACAGTGTAATAGAGCAACATGCCCCAACCATCGTCATGGATTTGGATAGAGACTCCTACTAGTCCACAGAGAGCTAGTAAGATACGGTAAAATCGTGAAATAGTCATAAGCTTCCTTTTCCTAATAAATAATCTCTCTTATCATATCACATTTTTCACTAACAATTTATTGAAAATTCTAGTAAAATCAAGGTAAGAAAGACTTTAAGGAGTAATGATGTCCAATTTAATCGATTATCTTGATAAGGTTAAGGATTTGCCTTTCGACCAAGAGCCTCTAAATATCTTGGATAAGGTTTGCATCAATGAGATTGGCTACCTGACTTATGAAAAATGGCTCTCAGCAAGTGATTTGAAGGAAACCATCAATTTACATGACTATGCTGAAGGGAAGGACTTAAATCCAGACTACAGCTTCATGGTGACTAAGGAACGGGTAGATTTGGCTGAAGCCATGGTCAGGTCTAGGCGTTTCGCTGGACTTAATCTAAGTGACTACTGTAGTGTCTTGGACAAGGAAGTGGAAAAACAGTTTGCGGCTATGATTTTCAGTCTGCCTGAATTGGACTACCAGCAGATTGTCTTTCGTGGTACCGATGATAGCGTCATTGGTTGGAAGGAGGATTTTCAGCTGACTTACAGTCGGGAAATTCCTGCTCATCGCTCAGCCATGGCCTTTCTGGAGGAGCACTTGCCAAACCTCAGTGGCCATATTGTTGTTTCTGGACACTCCAAGGGTGGCAATCTTGCTCTCTATTCGGCTGTTCAGAGTTCGACTGTCTTGCGTGAGCAAATAGCAGAGCTCTTGCTTCTTGATTCTCCGGGCTTGATGAAGCCCCTCTTAGAGAAGCCTTCTTACCAAGAGTTGAAAGCTAAGATGACGGTTATCAGACCTCAAGAATCAGTTGTGGGAGTCATGCTTTACTGGGACAAAACCGCAAAGCTCGTAGCAGCAGATGGCATAGGCATCGCTCAACACAATGTCTTGCTTTGGCAGGTTGACTTGGAAACAAATGATTTTGTTTATGAGGACCAGCCGACGGACTTGAGTCAACGCTTAAAAGAGACCTTCCAAGAATGGATTGAGACCTTGCCTAATCAAGAACTCAAGCAGGTTTGTGATTTGTTCTTTGATACCATCCTTGATTCTGGAATTGAAAGTCTGGATGATATTGGGATAAAAACTCTCCCTAAGCTAGGCCAGATGTTGCAAGAATTTGGCAATCTCACAGATCAACAAAAGAAGGTCTTGCAGGACGGTTTCAACCAGTTGCTATGGATATTTTGGAAGTCGGGAAACAAGAAATCTAACCTGCCCAAGCTAGAACTTCCTGATTTTATCAAGAAGTTGAGTGAATTAACCAACAACGATTAGGGGCAGCGGAATCATAGAAGTGGAGAATTTTATGTCTAAAAATGTACTTATTACAGGAGCAACATCAGGAATTGGGGAAGCAACGGCGCGTGCCTTTGCCGAAGAGGGAGAAAATCTCATCCTAACCGGTCGCCGTGTGGAGCGCTTAGAAGCTCTAAAAGAAGAGCTCCAAGCAACCTATCCCAATCAAAAAGTTTGGACCTTTGCCCTGGATGTCACTGATATGGCTATGGTCAAGGATGTTTGCCAAGCTATTCTCAAAAGCGTGGATCAAGTCCACGTCTTGGTTAACAATGCAGGTCTGGCACTAGGTCTAACAGCCTACCAAGACTATGAGGAGTGGGACATGCTGACCATGCTCGATACCAATGTCAAGGGCTTGATGATGGTGACACGTCAGATTTTGCCAAGCATGGTTGCTGCCAATGAGGGCCATATCATTAATATGGGCTCTACGGCGGGCATCTATGCCTATGCAGGTGCTGCCGTTTATTCAGCAACCAAGGCTGCAGTAAAAACTTTCAGTGATGGCTTGCGTATCGATACCATTGCCACAGATATCAAGGTGACAACCATTCAGCCTGGTATCGTTGAGACCGACTTTTCTCAAGTTCGCTTTCACGGTGATAAGGACAAGGCAGCTAAGGTTTATCAAGGTTTAGAGGCCCTCCAAGCACAAGATATTGCGGACGCAGTTCTCTACGTCACCAAGCAACCTCGACGCGTCCAGATTTCAGACATGACCATCATGGCAAACCAACAAGCCACAGGGTTTACCATTCATAGGGAGGAATAAAAAGTCTCCGATAAACCTTTTCCAGATGGAAAGGGCTACAAAATTTGGTCGCTTACTCGTATTTTTGCCATGTCTAGATCATAAATAATATACATTCTGAGCCACTATAGGTGGCTTTTTATCATTTTTCCTAACCTTTTACGAATATAAATTTAAATAGTGATATTTTAAAATAATAACTTATAAGTATTTACATGTAAGTACTTATAAGTTATAATAAAGGAAGAGAGATTTGTATGTATCCTATTCATTTTTATAAAGATAGAAATGGACATGAACCTGTTAGAGAGTATATTGAAACATTATCTATGAATTCAAGTAAAGATTCTAGAATTAAATTACATAAAATTCAAGACTACCTGACTATGTTAAAAAATAGAGGAACCATGATTGGTGAACCATTCATTAAACATTTGGAAGGAGAGATTTGGGAACTAAGACCCTTAAGAGATAGAATTTTATTTGCAGCATGGCTAGATGATGGTTTTATTTTGCTTCATCATTTTGTGAAAAAGACACAAAAGACTCCAAGACGTGAGCTGATGAAGGCTCAAAAGGCTTTAGATGATATTAGAAAGCGAGGATTGTAAGATGACTCCAGAAAAGAATCCAGCAATTGGAAGTAGTTGGGATGATTTACAGAAAACTATTTTCACTAAAGAGGAAATCGCGGCAAGTGAACTCCGTGTCGCACTGATGCTTGAGATTATTGATGCTCGTAAAAAACAAGGCATTTCTCAAAAGAAACTTGAAGAATTGAGTGGTGTCAAACAACCTGTTATCGCACGTATGGAGACAGGTAAAACGGCACCTCAGTTAGATACGGTTCTTAAAATACTGGCTAGTCTAGGTAAGACATTGGCAGTAGTCCCACTTGATTCACATGTGAAGTAAGTTTAGGGAAGATAACCTACTTTTATAACAATTATTATTTGCTATTCTAAAACGATTAACACGGACTTACCGTGTTTTTTTGTTCGAATTTTCCCAAAACTATGAAAGAAACCCTGAAAATGCTATAATGTAAGGGATTACGACAATGTTGAAAGGATAAGTCATGCCAGCAGTTACTCCAGAACTTGAGATAGAACGTCAATTAATCGAGCAGTTAACCTCTGGTGAGAGCCAGTGGACCTATCGACCAGACTTAAAAAATGAAGATCAATTATGGGACAACTTTTTTGAAAAGTTAGCGCAAAATAACGTTGCCCTACTTGCTGACCATCCCTTGACTGAGCAGGAGAAGCGCCAAATCAAGAACCAGCTTAACTTCATTAACTATTATGAAGCTGCTAAGTGGTTGGCGGGTGAAAATGGTATTGCCAAAGTCGAGGTTCAGCGTGAAGATGCTAGCCTTGGGACTATCCGACTTTCTGTCATCTGGCGTGACAATATCGCTGCTGGAAAATCCAGTTACGAAGTGGTCAATCAGGTGGAACGTGACAAGGCCTATCCACAAGATCAGGACCGTCGTTTAGATACGACACTGATGATTAATGGCCTTCCTCTTATCCACATTGAGCTCAAGAGTCCTCGTGTGGCCTTTTTGGATGCCTTTCATCAAATCAAAAAGTATGACCGTGAAGGTAAGTTACGTGGCATTTACTCTGCCCTTCAGATGTTTGTTGTGACTAATAAGGTGGACACACGTTATATCGCAGCTGCACGAGAGGATAAGCTCAATAAACAATTCTTGACATCTTGGGTGGATAAAGATAATAAACCCATGACCAGTCTCATGGACTTTGCCCATGAGGTCCTGTCTATTCCACGTGCCCATCAGATGGTGATGCAGTACTCCGTTATTGATGATAGTAAAAAAGCCCTCATCCTCTTACGTCCCTATCAAATTCATGCCATCGAGTCTGTTCAAGATGCCTCTCGCCGACAGGAATCAGGATATATCTGGCATACCACAGGTTCTGGTAAGACCCTAACTTCCTACAAGGTGGCTCGCAACCTCTTGCAGATTCCAGCCATTCAGAAGACGATTTTCGTCGTGGACCGTAGGGACCTTGACCAGCAGACGACGTCGTCCTTTCTTTCCTACGCCGCTAATGATGTCATCGATATCGATGAAACGGACAATACCCATGACTTGGTCAAGCGTTTGGCAGGAAATGATAAGCGTGTGATTGTAACGACTATCCAGAAAATCACTACCATGATGCGTAAGTTCCAAGAAGGTAAATATCAAAAGGATTCGGAGAAAATCAAGGACCTTCGTGTGGCTTTTGTTGTGGATGAATGTCACCGTGCGGTCACGCCTCAGACCCAAAAAGATATCAAAGGATTTTTCCACAATTCGCTCTGGTATGGCTTCACAGGCACACCGATTTTCAAGGAGAATAAACGCAAGCAATTAGGTGACTTGGCGCAAACCACCCACCAACAATATGGCGAACGCCTCCATGAGTATACGGTCAAAGAAGCCATCCATGACGGGGCAGTTCTGGGATTTAAGGTGGACTATCGTAATACCATTATTTCGCCGATTCCTGAAGAAGACCTTCCTGACTCTGTCTATGAAGATAAAGAGCACATGCTAGAAGTCTTGGATGCTATCCTAAACAAAAGTTATCAACAGTTGGGCTTCCCAAATGGTGAGGGCAAGACCTACGAGGCCATCTTAACCGTTAAGTCTATTCCACAGGCTCAGGCCTATTACAATCTGCTCAAGAGTATCAAGGCAGGACACGAACGTGTCAAGGTGTCAGAACGGGTTAAGCGCGTGCTACTTGACTTTCCAAAGGTGACGGTCACTTACTCCGTGTCGGAAAATGAAGAAGAATCTATCGGCTACCAAGAGCACATGAAGCAGGTCATGGACGATTACAATCAAGAGTACGGTACTCATTTTAATATGGCTGATTTGCGTGGCTTTAACACGGATATCAATAATCGTTTAGCTAGAAAGTTAGACAAATATATTCCTCGTAAAGAGCAGTTGGATTTGGTCATTGTCGTTGACCGTCTGTTGACCGGTTTTGATGCCCCATGTCTATCCACTCTCTTTATCGACCGTAAGCCCATGCGTCCACAGGATTTGATCCAAGCCTTTAGTCGCACTAACCGCATCTTTGACAGTAAAAAGCGTTATGGCCATATCATCACCTTCCAAAGGCCAGAGGCCTTTAAAGAGGCTGTGGATAACGCCCTTAGACTCTACTCAAACGGTGGTGAAAATGACGTCACTGCCCCAGACTGGGCAGAAGAAAAAGCTAACTTTATTCAAGCCTGGATCGACTTCCAAGTAAAAGTGGAAGATGTGGAAAACTATGTCATCACGATTGAGCAGGCTACTAGCCCACAACTCCGTCGCATTGCCAAGGCTTACCAAACCTTTGACAAGTATCTGGCATCTATCCGTGTCTATAGCGAATATGATGAAGCGGCTATCTATGCAGAGACAGGACTATCAGATGAAAAGCTCGAAACCTATCTAGGAATCTATCAAAATATCCTAGCAGAGCTCAAAAGCCGAGCTGAAGACGATGGTGATGATAATCTCTTTGATATCCACTACGAACTGGAATCCGTCCAAGTCGACGAGATTAACTATGCTTACATTCTGACCCTGATTCAAAGTATGATTCAGCAGGAAGAGGATAGTCCACAGACCCTCAGCGACAAGGATATCGAAACTGTTGATAACTATATCCAGAGTCTGGAACGCACCAATCCTAAACTAGCCGAAATCATCCGAAATCTATGGAAAGAAGTCCAAGCTAATCCTAAAGATTACCAAGGACAATCTATCACTGGTGTCTTGGACAGCATGATTGAAGCCATTATCGACGACCATCTCAAACGCTTTGCCAGAGAATGGTATGTCGGACTCGATGAACTTCGTTACTACGTCCAACACTATCGTAAAGGTGCTAAGAAGCAATCTGGAGAAAGCCAGCTCACCAAGAGCCAACGCTACAAAGACTATAAAGCAGAAACAGCTGATGCCCTCAACCCGCTCAGCTACAAAAAACACATCAAAGAAGCCTACACCAAACTCATTGAAGAAGTTATTGAACCATTGAGAGTGGGGAGGTAAGAGGAGTTATTGTGGATAAATTATTAGATAGTTTTGAAACTGTTTTTGGTAATGGGTTTCTCAAATATTTTAAGGAACAGGAAAAGAAGCACCATTACTTTAAATTGAATGACTATAAAAAAGTAATTCAGAAATTTGTTGAGGATGAACAGAGAGAACGAGTTAATTATTATAGTGGGACCCACGTTCATTTCACTCGTTTTCTGCTTGTTAGCATTGAGAAGTTTAAGAATAATGGAAGAGCAATAGATTTTACAGAATTAGATCATAAAGGTAAATTGATTTGGCAATTAGAACATATTGTACCTCAAAGTAAATTTGAACCGGGAGATTCTAACAAGAATAATTTAGGGAATTTAACTTTATTACATAGAGATACAAATGTAAAAATCTCAGATGAAACTTTTGTAGAAAAAAAGAAAGTATTACTTGATAAAGATGAGTCAAAGTTTTACATTAACGAAGTTTTTAGAAGAGATAAGTTTTTGAAGTCAGATATCGAACAAAGAACAATTGATTTACAACTTGAATTAAAAGATATTTTTGAAAATTATTTTGATGAATACTGTGAGAAGGTATTATCTTTACAATCGAAGACAGTTGGAAGGGTGATTATTAGTTCTGAGTCTATATATGGAAAGCGTCGGAAACATTTTAATGTTATGAATGGAACGGTATTTCCCGTAAAAAATCTAATGAAGAATTTCAATGAAAGTATTGGAGTTAATGGTAAAGAAATATTACAAAGTTTAAAGATATTGATACAAGATAACGTTAAAGATATTTTTAAACCTTTTGATAAAATAGCGTCAATTCAACCTAATTATTCAAACATACTTGAAGTATTATCTAAGCAATTTTCAAAATTACAAACACTCTATAATTTTAAAAATATAGGAAACTTTTTAAAAAATATTGACTTTGATGATTATCGTCGCGAACTTGATGAACAAAGAAAGCGTAAAATTGCTAAATGTTTACATTTTGATATATATCCTCCCATATTGTTTTTAGATGAGCTTGCTTCTATGCAGAAAGTAACAGAACAAGCTGAAGCAGACTACTATTTATATGAACATCTCAAATACTGGGAAGAGCAAAGAGGAAAGAGTATTTATGATTTTATTCCAAAATCGTTGAGAACATATAAAGAAGTTGCTCAACTTGAATATCTTGAAAGTTTAAAAATGTATAAAATGATGGTGATATTCTGCTTGGAAAGAATTGAGTTTATACTTTCACAAATTCAAATTCAAGAACAAGGGACTCACTTTTCAGAGATATTAACTTCAAATAAGTCATTTAGAAATTTTGTCAATACGTCTAATGATGATAATTTTTTGAATGAACTTGTATCTCAAATTACTTTTTTATCAGAATACCATGAAAAAGGTTTTGTTGAGGTTAATCTATTTAAAAATTTTAAAGATATTGAGAGTGATTATATTGAAAATAGATTACCTCTCAATAGAAATATCTTTATGCATGGATTGGTTGATGAGAAAGATGTTAGTTATTTGTTAGTACAAAAATCAGTATTGGCCTATGCGTTTTTTGAAGAACTCTATGTATTAAAGACAACAGATAAAAAATATTTGAGACTCCAGTTATTTAAGAGAAAAGGAATTTCAAAGAAAAGTAAGATTAGATTTTATATAAAAAAATGTAGGAGGAAATCACTGGTTTATGGTTGATTCTTTTATCCCCCAGATTAGATTCAAGATATGTAAGAATCAATGGGAAAAAAATAAATTATCCAAGCTTGCAAAATTCAATCCTAAGTCAACATTGCCAGAGAAATTTAAATATGTTGACCTTGAGTCTGTTTTAGGAACGGATTTAATTTCTTATAGAGAAGTATCACGAGAGAATGCTCCATCACGTGCTCAACGTTTAGCCCAAAAAGGTGATATTTTTTACCAAACTGTCCGTCCATATCAGAAGAATAATTATTTGTTTGACAGTGATGAAAAGGAATATGTTTTTTCAACTGGGTATGCACAATTACGACCACTAATAGACAGTGCTTTTCTTTTTGCCAGATTACAAGAAGAAAGTTTTGTCAATAAGGTTTTAGAAAGATGTACGGGAACGAGTTATCCAGCAATTAATTCAAAAGACCTCTCAAAAATTTCTGTTACAATTCCACAGACAACTGAAGAACAATCCGCCATCGGTTCCCTTTTCTGCACCATCGATGATCTTTTAGCTAGCTATAAGGAAAATCTTGCTAACTACCGATCACTCAAGACGACCATGCTTACTAAGATGATTCCTAAAGCTGGACAGACCATTCCTGAGATTCGTATGGATGGATTTAAAGGTGAGTGGGAAATAAAGAAATTTAAGAGCATAAGTACTAAAAGAGGGAAAACAAACAGCAAAGGGTATGATTATCCAGCATATTCTGTTAGCAACCAGAGTGGGTTGATTCCCCAATCAGAACAATTCGAAGGAAGTCGTTTAGAGAATCTTGAAAAAATTTCATATAAGACAGTTGGACCAAACGAGTTCGCATATAATCCGGCTCGTATAAATGTGGGTTCAATTGCATTTAATGATATAGAGGAAACAGTAATTGTTAGTTCTCTATATGTTATTTTTTCTTTAGATAAGTCAGTAAATAACAACTATGCGCTACTGTTTATAAAATCACCTGAGTTTAATAAAGAAGTTAGAAGGAATACGGAGGGTAGTGTGAGGGAATATCTTTTTTATGAAAACTTTGCAAATATTCGGATTCCAATTCCTCCGTCACTCGAGGAACAACAGGCCATCGGCTCTTATTTCTCAAACCTCGATAACCTCATCTCTACTCACCAAGAAAAAATTTCTCAACTAGAAACTTTGAAAAAGAAACTCTTGCAGGATATGTTAATTTAAGGAGGAATTATGTGTAGATCTATTAAAGATTTAGTTGAAAAGTTAGAATCCGAAAAGAAAAGACTTCAAGATAATTTTAGTCAATTGGCTGATTATGAAAAAGAATCAAATGAGAATAAGTACAAGAAAGTAGATGATTATTTTTCGACACTTATTGATTTGATTAATAAGGAACTAAATGATGAGTTTTTATCTGGTGATGTAACAGAAAAGTATAAAAAACTACGTGATAATTGGTTAGGAAATATATTTAGTTGTTATGGTAATGATGTTTTTACGTATGAAACAAATCTACTTCAAATTTTAGAGAATTTTAAAGCAATTAAACTTTTCTCTTTTATTTCAAAGGTGGATTCTACAACTGTTATAATAGGAGCTAATGGAGCGGGAAAATCTAGTCTTATTAATGAGTTAAGAAAGAATAGTATAGATGAGATGTATGTTTTGCCTGCTCAGAAACTACTGTATTTTATGTCAAATATTCTTGACCGTAATAATATTAGTAAAGAAAGATATATATCTGAATTTAAAGAAGTAGATATTAAATACGACACAATTGATTTATATCCATTCCAAATTGAAAATAGTATTTCAAATACCTTTACAAAATTAATAACATTGTTGGTAAAAGACTACACAAACATAGCTACTCGTAGATCAAGAAAAGAAAAAGATTTACCTTTAACTTTATGGGATAGATTAGAATATATATGGAACCAAATTTTTCCAGAAATAATATTTGAGCTTGAACCTGATGATAGAGTTGTTAAAGTTGAAAAAAATGGTTCTAAATATAGTATAAATGGCCTTAGTGATGGAGAACGTTGTATATTGTTTTATATTGGGAATGTACTTTTAGCTCCAAAAAATAGCTATATTGTTGTTGATGAACCTGAGACTTTCTTAAACGCTGCTGTCTATAATGAATTGTGGGATTTGCTCATATCAGAGCGATCGGATTGTCAATTTGTTTTTGCTTCGCATAATATGGACTTTGTCCAATCTAGAACAAATGCAAGTTATATATGGTGTAAGAAATTTGAAGCACCTTATGATTTGGAGTATCAGGTTTTGGAAGGTACACAAGAAATGCCTTTATCCTTATTAACTGAAGTATCTGGTACACAGAAGCCAATACTATTTTGTGAGGGAACAAAAACTAGTATAGATTATAAAATATATTCTAAGCTATTCAGTAAATTTTGTTTTGTAAAACCAGTTCAAGGACATAAACAGGTCATCCAGCATACAAAAGCCTATAATAATTTACAACTTTTACATGGTAATACGGCATACGGTATCATAGACAATGACTGGATGAATGAAAGTAGTATTCAAGAGCAAAAAGAACAGAATATTTTTGTTCTTCCATTCAATGAAGTAGAGATGATGCTTGTTGATGAAGCAGTCGTGAAGTCATGCTTACATTTTGATGATGACAAAGAAAAACAACAAAAATTTGAAAATTTTCAACAAAGTATCATTGAATCTTGTAAAGAAAAGAAAGATAAAATAATAAGTATTGCCTTGAAAAAAAGACTCGATGAATTTATGGAAGGTAACTGTATTGAAAATAATAAACCTACTAAAGAAGATGTTGAGGAATTTTTTAAAAATTTAGTAAATAAATTTGATGCATCTTCAACGGTTGATAATATAACTTTTATCGTTGAAGAAAGTTTGAATTCATCTGATTTTTCAGCAATTTTAAAGATTTGTAACTTAAAAAATGAAATAATTAATCATAGAGGAAACACGAAAATAGTTCAAAACTTTAAAGATAAAGCTTTAAGACGTATTGCATTGGATAATGATTTACAGAAAAAATTACGACAAAAATATTTTGAAGAATTAGAAATGAAACTATTGAAGCAATAGATAGATTTTTGAATTTATAAAAAAGAAAGAAACATTATGGAAACAACACAAACTTCCCAGTCGCTCTACCAAGCCCTGTGGAACTCAGCGGATGTGCTCCGCTCTAAGATGGATGCCAACGATTACAAGTCCTATCTTTTGGGTATGGTCTTTTACAAGTATTTGTCGGACAAGATGCTCTTTTTCGTGGCAGAGACCATGGAGGAAGAGACAGAAAGCTTGGAGGAGGCACTGGCAGTCTATCGTAAATACTATGAGGATGAGGAGACTCACGAGGACCTCTTGGCGGTTATCACTGATGAGATGAGCTATGCCATTCATCCTGACTTGAC
Above is a window of Streptococcus salivarius DNA encoding:
- a CDS encoding type II toxin-antitoxin system RelE/ParE family toxin is translated as MYPIHFYKDRNGHEPVREYIETLSMNSSKDSRIKLHKIQDYLTMLKNRGTMIGEPFIKHLEGEIWELRPLRDRILFAAWLDDGFILLHHFVKKTQKTPRRELMKAQKALDDIRKRGL
- a CDS encoding type I restriction endonuclease subunit R, which gives rise to MPAVTPELEIERQLIEQLTSGESQWTYRPDLKNEDQLWDNFFEKLAQNNVALLADHPLTEQEKRQIKNQLNFINYYEAAKWLAGENGIAKVEVQREDASLGTIRLSVIWRDNIAAGKSSYEVVNQVERDKAYPQDQDRRLDTTLMINGLPLIHIELKSPRVAFLDAFHQIKKYDREGKLRGIYSALQMFVVTNKVDTRYIAAAREDKLNKQFLTSWVDKDNKPMTSLMDFAHEVLSIPRAHQMVMQYSVIDDSKKALILLRPYQIHAIESVQDASRRQESGYIWHTTGSGKTLTSYKVARNLLQIPAIQKTIFVVDRRDLDQQTTSSFLSYAANDVIDIDETDNTHDLVKRLAGNDKRVIVTTIQKITTMMRKFQEGKYQKDSEKIKDLRVAFVVDECHRAVTPQTQKDIKGFFHNSLWYGFTGTPIFKENKRKQLGDLAQTTHQQYGERLHEYTVKEAIHDGAVLGFKVDYRNTIISPIPEEDLPDSVYEDKEHMLEVLDAILNKSYQQLGFPNGEGKTYEAILTVKSIPQAQAYYNLLKSIKAGHERVKVSERVKRVLLDFPKVTVTYSVSENEEESIGYQEHMKQVMDDYNQEYGTHFNMADLRGFNTDINNRLARKLDKYIPRKEQLDLVIVVDRLLTGFDAPCLSTLFIDRKPMRPQDLIQAFSRTNRIFDSKKRYGHIITFQRPEAFKEAVDNALRLYSNGGENDVTAPDWAEEKANFIQAWIDFQVKVEDVENYVITIEQATSPQLRRIAKAYQTFDKYLASIRVYSEYDEAAIYAETGLSDEKLETYLGIYQNILAELKSRAEDDGDDNLFDIHYELESVQVDEINYAYILTLIQSMIQQEEDSPQTLSDKDIETVDNYIQSLERTNPKLAEIIRNLWKEVQANPKDYQGQSITGVLDSMIEAIIDDHLKRFAREWYVGLDELRYYVQHYRKGAKKQSGESQLTKSQRYKDYKAETADALNPLSYKKHIKEAYTKLIEEVIEPLRVGR
- a CDS encoding Pr6Pr family membrane protein; amino-acid sequence: MTISRFYRILLALCGLVGVSIQIHDDGWGMLLYYTVLSNILVFSSLIFFIIYDFKKGDATTNTKLLRYKGGVTMAILITGVIYHILLAPITEPEKFWTLRNFLVHYIVPWGLVLDTLIFDAKKAYRLREPIYWSVVPLSYFAFALLNGLVLKLPIPGAKDSPFAYFFINVNKFGWNKVLVNVLVISAGYIAVGYLLYLLKKFIGRKPA
- a CDS encoding SDR family NAD(P)-dependent oxidoreductase, with translation MSKNVLITGATSGIGEATARAFAEEGENLILTGRRVERLEALKEELQATYPNQKVWTFALDVTDMAMVKDVCQAILKSVDQVHVLVNNAGLALGLTAYQDYEEWDMLTMLDTNVKGLMMVTRQILPSMVAANEGHIINMGSTAGIYAYAGAAVYSATKAAVKTFSDGLRIDTIATDIKVTTIQPGIVETDFSQVRFHGDKDKAAKVYQGLEALQAQDIADAVLYVTKQPRRVQISDMTIMANQQATGFTIHREE
- a CDS encoding helix-turn-helix domain-containing protein; protein product: MTPEKNPAIGSSWDDLQKTIFTKEEIAASELRVALMLEIIDARKKQGISQKKLEELSGVKQPVIARMETGKTAPQLDTVLKILASLGKTLAVVPLDSHVK
- a CDS encoding restriction endonuclease subunit S; this translates as MVDSFIPQIRFKICKNQWEKNKLSKLAKFNPKSTLPEKFKYVDLESVLGTDLISYREVSRENAPSRAQRLAQKGDIFYQTVRPYQKNNYLFDSDEKEYVFSTGYAQLRPLIDSAFLFARLQEESFVNKVLERCTGTSYPAINSKDLSKISVTIPQTTEEQSAIGSLFCTIDDLLASYKENLANYRSLKTTMLTKMIPKAGQTIPEIRMDGFKGEWEIKKFKSISTKRGKTNSKGYDYPAYSVSNQSGLIPQSEQFEGSRLENLEKISYKTVGPNEFAYNPARINVGSIAFNDIEETVIVSSLYVIFSLDKSVNNNYALLFIKSPEFNKEVRRNTEGSVREYLFYENFANIRIPIPPSLEEQQAIGSYFSNLDNLISTHQEKISQLETLKKKLLQDMLI
- a CDS encoding AAA family ATPase, producing the protein MCRSIKDLVEKLESEKKRLQDNFSQLADYEKESNENKYKKVDDYFSTLIDLINKELNDEFLSGDVTEKYKKLRDNWLGNIFSCYGNDVFTYETNLLQILENFKAIKLFSFISKVDSTTVIIGANGAGKSSLINELRKNSIDEMYVLPAQKLLYFMSNILDRNNISKERYISEFKEVDIKYDTIDLYPFQIENSISNTFTKLITLLVKDYTNIATRRSRKEKDLPLTLWDRLEYIWNQIFPEIIFELEPDDRVVKVEKNGSKYSINGLSDGERCILFYIGNVLLAPKNSYIVVDEPETFLNAAVYNELWDLLISERSDCQFVFASHNMDFVQSRTNASYIWCKKFEAPYDLEYQVLEGTQEMPLSLLTEVSGTQKPILFCEGTKTSIDYKIYSKLFSKFCFVKPVQGHKQVIQHTKAYNNLQLLHGNTAYGIIDNDWMNESSIQEQKEQNIFVLPFNEVEMMLVDEAVVKSCLHFDDDKEKQQKFENFQQSIIESCKEKKDKIISIALKKRLDEFMEGNCIENNKPTKEDVEEFFKNLVNKFDASSTVDNITFIVEESLNSSDFSAILKICNLKNEIINHRGNTKIVQNFKDKALRRIALDNDLQKKLRQKYFEELEMKLLKQ
- a CDS encoding Mbeg1-like protein; the encoded protein is MSNLIDYLDKVKDLPFDQEPLNILDKVCINEIGYLTYEKWLSASDLKETINLHDYAEGKDLNPDYSFMVTKERVDLAEAMVRSRRFAGLNLSDYCSVLDKEVEKQFAAMIFSLPELDYQQIVFRGTDDSVIGWKEDFQLTYSREIPAHRSAMAFLEEHLPNLSGHIVVSGHSKGGNLALYSAVQSSTVLREQIAELLLLDSPGLMKPLLEKPSYQELKAKMTVIRPQESVVGVMLYWDKTAKLVAADGIGIAQHNVLLWQVDLETNDFVYEDQPTDLSQRLKETFQEWIETLPNQELKQVCDLFFDTILDSGIESLDDIGIKTLPKLGQMLQEFGNLTDQQKKVLQDGFNQLLWIFWKSGNKKSNLPKLELPDFIKKLSELTNND
- a CDS encoding HNH endonuclease family protein, producing MDKLLDSFETVFGNGFLKYFKEQEKKHHYFKLNDYKKVIQKFVEDEQRERVNYYSGTHVHFTRFLLVSIEKFKNNGRAIDFTELDHKGKLIWQLEHIVPQSKFEPGDSNKNNLGNLTLLHRDTNVKISDETFVEKKKVLLDKDESKFYINEVFRRDKFLKSDIEQRTIDLQLELKDIFENYFDEYCEKVLSLQSKTVGRVIISSESIYGKRRKHFNVMNGTVFPVKNLMKNFNESIGVNGKEILQSLKILIQDNVKDIFKPFDKIASIQPNYSNILEVLSKQFSKLQTLYNFKNIGNFLKNIDFDDYRRELDEQRKRKIAKCLHFDIYPPILFLDELASMQKVTEQAEADYYLYEHLKYWEEQRGKSIYDFIPKSLRTYKEVAQLEYLESLKMYKMMVIFCLERIEFILSQIQIQEQGTHFSEILTSNKSFRNFVNTSNDDNFLNELVSQITFLSEYHEKGFVEVNLFKNFKDIESDYIENRLPLNRNIFMHGLVDEKDVSYLLVQKSVLAYAFFEELYVLKTTDKKYLRLQLFKRKGISKKSKIRFYIKKCRRKSLVYG